In Cryptomeria japonica chromosome 5, Sugi_1.0, whole genome shotgun sequence, the genomic window tgagttattttaatgtgttcggtagtaagtgttacataagagaggtgagcatttgagcaagtttgatgctaaatgtgatgaaggaatatttctaggatattccactaagagaaaagctctcaagtgctacaaaaatagaacatagaaaattgttgagagtatcaatgtcagggttgatgattcccctgaggaacctgaggaaacctgcagtaagaaagtggaagatgaacaaggtatagccttctgggaaccggttaagaaagaaataaGTAAAGATCTCACTGTTCCTATatcggtagaagctgcagtaggtgaagaagaagtaagtgaagaagaagaagaggaaaaactagTAGAACTAGCTagaatcattcctaggtatgtgaaactacatcacgatccgaagaaaatcataggagataaagatgtagggatactcacaagaagaaaggtgaaagaaaactcttgcatgatttttgaattggagcccaagaattccagagaagcacttacagatgaagaatggattaaggcaatggaagaggagctaggcCAAATAggaaagaatgcaacatggtccttggtacccagaccaaaacacaagaatgccataggtaccaaatgggtcttcaagaataagctaaatgaagaaggcatagttgtgaggaacaaggcaagacttgtatgcaaaggatatgcttaggaagagggagaagactatggagaaacattttctcatgtggctagactggaaggtgtctgaatgctacgtGCAATTCCAACATtaaagggatttaaggtttatcaaatggatgggATGTCCgctttcttgaatggaatcctagaagaggaagtgtatattgagaaactagatgggtttgcctaatcagaagatagtaacatggtctgtagattacacaaagccctatatggattgaaacaagcacctaggcaTGGTATGagtggttacactctcatcttatgaagataggattcaaagaacaagtgaggatagcaacatctacctaaaatatgaaggtgatcagattctgatctgtgaagtatttgtagatgacatattctttggaggagatgataaaatgagtcatgcttttccagatgaaatgaagaaagagtttgagatgtctctgattagagagataaagttcttcattggtttacagattcagtaaatgaaagagggtatttttattacccaatccaagtatgttaaatagatattgaagacctttggcatggagaagagaaaatcggttggtacatcgatggtaactggctgtaaactgactaaggaagatgttttagtgttggtaaatgagaaggagtactggtcaatgattggtaagctacactatgtggtgcacaacataccagatattgctcatgcagtgggcatagtatgtcattttcagaaaagtccaagagaatcccacttggtagctgtcaaccaaattcttagatatttgaaaggaatagttgactatgggttgtggtatccatataatagtgactttaatctcaaagtatatatagatgctgattgggcaggtaatgtagctgaccagaagagcacaaacagtggagcattctttcttggtggagaCTAGTCTCTTGgccaagcaagaagcagagttgtacttctcagtctacaTCTGAAGAAAAATATGTGGAAACATTTATGAagtgcactcaaacaatctggataAAACATGTACTGGAAGGTTtgaaagtacctatatctgaactggtgagtatattttttgacaatactagtgaaataaatattttcaagaatctggtattgcatgctagaactaagcacattgagctcaagtatcatttcttgagagagagggttgataataaggaggttgtactagaacatgtttcgagtaaggagcagctagcagatatattaactaaacccttaccaaagactacatttacctatttgagaggtgagttattggttctgccccttcatgaagtcaactaaagttgtgtgctccacatcaattaggTACTACACTGtcaaatattttaggattgatgtgttgaaggatgctactccataggggcaACAACATAAGTGgataatggaagcttgtgcctccactttggaattgttgtcaaagggggagaagatatctgatgatgcagaatacactggtctatgatgtttttagttgcaatgctacattgggtattgccatcaatgctaaagtgggagattgttagcatatgatgaaccagtgtgttgatatgatgataatgtatgttgtcattgatgttgttgttgtaatatgatgaactggtatgtagattggaagaagttggtgaaccgatgTCTGTGTTTCACTGACTGTGACtagcggttggtagtctcagctctagggtttctggtttggcaatctcgcttgcacgatgcaactgatgacattatgtgatgagttagctaagagatgaagatgagattgtgatgccatgtcaaccttgtgcatgtgaaggatttccttaaggatcttgcatgtgaatatCAATTGTATTaaatatctacctcaggaatgaacattcttctaaacggtatgagaagaaagcatgatgagttactaatttctatgtgcggtgaagaatggacgatgcagattgtcttgtgatctgtttaaaattgtatttctctatgcaaagtgtttgaacggttgggattggaccacttgtattgtaaacctaaaattcttagggtttagggtttacgctACCGACGTAATTGCTGTCTATAAGTTCGATGATTTTTGTTATTGtaaattgttggcaaatgttgtgtgtatatccaagtgatgagatacttgccagaccagtgggagaaaactgcagagtgtgattgcaaagtagaggaacagAAAAGGATCTACCCTACATATAGTGCTATTAGCAAATCAaagctttacttgttgtcttctaaccatttcaacaaaagaaaaatccctttgttgggtagctttaacaagcttattgtaaatcctctaaccaggtgactcaatttcattgagttctttaaatcctctagcaaggtaacctttaacagggtatatagccatcccttaactgggtgatctttaataggatcagttcctagcaaaaacttattgtaaagtctttaaccggactaggctcctaacagagcgagcttcaaaagagttcaaaaacaagcttgtgggtattcattcccaccatggctttttcccatttgggtttccacgtgaaaaatatgtgtgtcatgagtggTGCCCTTTTTTTTATGTGATAATTAagtgttctttgtttaagtgattatgcatgcagagctaatggttatggcatattgttgacacaccacatgcatatgtttataggtgaagtagttatcaagtattgaatgtatctaAAGGGTTCAACTTTACCGGTTTATTTTGTCTAaggtcttactgtgtttaactagtattgccatggtgaagttcaataatgaagacaatcggttagcattgttttaacttgataagttgcacaAAAGTTTTTGCATGTACTCATttagccccccctctcaataccagttaggttatctgttgttcatcattagtCTAGTGTATTGACTCTTGGATAAAAGTTGCTTGCAAGGGTATTAAATTTTGTTGTTTTGGATATTTAATATTGTTGTTCTGGGTGTCATTCTACTATGCTCTGAGTCATTTTTAGATTTCAGGTCAAGTCATGGTTGCTTGCAAGGGAATTAAATTTTGTTGTTTTGGGTATTTAATATTCTTGTTATGGGTGCCATTCTATTGCGCTATGTCATTATATCAGTGTCATTTTCAGATTTCAAGTCAAGTCATGGCACAACTATTACTTCACCAGTTCCCTCTTCTGACAGccaaccttaaaccacacacactaatcaactctgagtgtttaacacttctaaacctagaagtgtattcttagtgtggcCACACACATTAAGCAGCATATTAAGCCTAGATAATATCAatcaattctgagtgtttaacacttttaagagtagaagtgtaagcttagtgtgtgtgatttaagttgtTCCCTCTTCTGATATGTTATTTCAGTACATTTCGCTCTTATTCAACTGCTTCTCAAATTCAGACCTCAGCAATCCATTTAAGACTTGTTTTATCCACTTTAAAGACTTTAAGTTTATCATTCAATTGAAAATGATGAGGAATAGGAATACTTGGTTGAAGTATTTTCTCCTGCCCTTTGCTATGTATATTCTACTGCATAAATGCCAATCATTGACAACTGACAGGGGAGACACCCTTCCAGTAGGAACTTCCCTTGTCGGAAATCAGACCCTGGTCTCAAAGAATGGCACTTTTGCATTGGGATTTTTCAGTCCCACCAACAGCAATAAGTGGTATATTGGCATCTGGTATGCCAAAGTGTCGGAGAAAACTTTTGTTTGGGTAGCTAACCGCGAAAACCCTCTGAGAAACATGCCCGGCGTTTTAAATTTATCGGGAGATGGTTATCTTCAGCTGTTTGATTTACGTGGGCAATTAATTTGGTCGGCCGATAACAGCTTGAAGGCGTCCCGGGCATCAATATTGGAATCAGGTAATTTGGTTATGGTAGGAACACAGGCCGGCAATATATCGGAAACTGTTTGGGAAAGTTTCCAACATCCCGTAGATACATGGCTGCCAgggatgaagttgtggaaaggaatgaAACTCACTTCTTGGAAGAGTTCTGCTGATCCGGCACCTGGACCATTCTATTTACAAATGGATCCTTCACCAGGAAAGACTCAGTTGTTGCTGTTCTCTAGTAACGGTGGTCCGTACTGGTCTAGCGGAGAGTGGACTGGAAAATATTTCGCATATTTGCCAGGATATGCCATGGCGGGTTCGGGTGTTGAACAAGTGTTTGTAACGCGTTCTCCTTCAAGAATGTACTCCGCATATACAACAAACACTACCATTATGGGACGCATAATTTTGGGAAAGAATGGTGTGATTTGGGCGTTCATTTTACCTCAAAATGGTGGGTGGATATCTGATGGGTTCGCACCCACGGATCAATGCAAAGTTTATGGTTTGTGTGGGGCTAATGCAGCATGCATTGGCTATACAGTGTTGAATGCCCATGTCACAGGCAATGCCAATGTTACATGCACATGTCTGCAGGGGTTCAGGCCCAAAAGCAGCCATGCTTGGGATTCTCAAGAATGGTGGTTAGGTGGTTGTGTTCGCCGAAGTCCATTGCAGTGCACTTTCTCAAATTCTACAGACCGTTTTTTGGAAGTGAAGGACAAGCATTTGCCCGACGATCAAGCGGCTACATATAGCAAAGAGCAAACTCTTAGTGGATGCCAACTTGCCTGCCTCATCAACTGCTCGTGCATGGCCTTTTGGCTCACTAACTCCTCTCTTCCTTTGTGTCGAATTTGGTTTGGAGATTTGATGAATGTGCGCGACTCAGCCGGCGGCCAGTCATTCTATCTCCGGTTGGCAGCTTCTGAGTTACGAGATTCGACATTGAAGCGAAGAAATAAATCCTTTGGCCTTCACATTTTACTTCCTGGGGGCGCTGCGGCTCTTGTTCTCGTTCTTGTGTTGGCCGTCTTCATTATGTGGAAACGTGGAAAAATGCTAAAGGAGGATGACGTCCCCACATCTCTCAGAGCATTCACTTTCCGAAAGTTGCGTGTTGCAACTAGGAATTTCAGGCATAAGCTGGGAAGCGGATCATTCGGCTCGGTGTTCAAAGGTACTCTAGCAGACAAAACTCTCATTGCTGTCAAAAAATTAGAGGGTTTAGCGGGAACAGAAAAGCAATTTCGTGCAGAAATAAGTACCATTGGTGAAATACAACATGTGAATCTGGTGAGGCTATTAGGATTTTGTGCGGAGGGATCTCAAAGGCTACTGGTTTATGAGTACATGCCAAACAGCTCTCTTGACTCATTTTTGTTGAGTGGGACTGACGGAGAAAAGCAAGTGAAGTCGTTGAGTTGGAAAACCAGATTTCAGATAGCGTTGGGTACTGCGCGAGGATTAGCTTATCTCCACGAGGGTTGCAGAGATCGCATCATTCACTGTGATATTAAGCCAGAAAACATTCTCCTTGATGCCGAATTTTGTCCCAAATTAGCTGATTTTGGTTTGGCAAAGTTGATAGGTAGAAATTTCAGCCGCGTACTGACCACCACGAGAGGAACAATAGGTTATTTGGCTCCAGAGTGGATCTCCGGTCTTCCCATCACTCCCAAGGCGGACGTGTATAGTTTTGGCATAACACTGCTGGAGATTATATCAGGACGAAGAAATATGGACCTCAATGCGAACAATTCTAGCTCCTATTTCTTCCCTCCCTGGGCTGCCGATCAATTCCACAAAGGAAACCTGATGGCTATTGTTGATGGAAGGATATCAggtgaagcagatgttgaagaggtgagaagggCTGTTACAGCGAGCATATCATGCATTCAAAGAGACGAAAGTGCTAGGCCAACAATGGCTCAAGTCGTGCAATTACTCCTGGGGACAGTGGAGACCAGCGCACCTCAATTTCAGGCGTCTTTCGACAGTCTTTCAGATCACAATTGAAGCGAGGAAGATGAACTCCTTATTCAAGGGTTATATGGTCACTGTAATAGTAATTAGAACTATATAACTTAGCCATGTAGATTTAATAGCATAAATAAGTAATGGAAtttcttacaatattttattatattatttcaaaACAATTATTAATGTTCTTTGATTGTGGATTGATATATCATCACACTTTATAAATTCAAATCGTTTTCTAAAGATTGTCTAAAAGCTTTATGTATTTAAATAAtttcttttcaattaaaattaTTACCTATTTTATTCAATTTAGCACATTCCTATTCCCCAAGGTGGCAATTCATCTTCTTGTCTATTCATTTTCATTCAACTCTTAACAGTCCTTTTAAATTGTAATTTTTCTTATTTATGTTAGAGTAAATAGGTTTTCCTTATTTACTATACTTAAGACCAATTTcgacatatttattttatagttttagaCTTTCATATTTCCCTCTCTCTAGTTCTTCTCTATGTACACTTATTATCCTATACCTCTACCCATATTTTCAACTTATTGACtaacattcttcaagtctttccaATTCCCAACACTCCCTTATAGCTCCTAGTCTTCACTCATTCACCTTCAACACATTCATATCCCCAAAGGTGGCACCTCATCTTCTTTGTCTACTCATATTTTCTCAGCCCTTATTTGTCCTTTTCTATTGTATTTTTTCTTATTTAAAGTGCCATGTGGTCTTTTTATTCATAACTCCTCACCTTCTCAATTGTAGTCTTCCTTTCAATTAGAAATCCATCATAGGACCATACTATGTGTCCCACTACACTACTATTTCTAGCACAATATTACAAGAGATACAATAGCaatacaatttaatttttttttaatcttaacaTGAAAAATTAGTTAGCTCCATATGACCTTGAtagaatggtttttttttttaaatgtccacAAGATCGACATTCTTGCCTTTGAATAACTCTATCAATTAGTGATTGCACCATCCTTGTGTCATTGATGTATAGTTGACATTCTATACTTATAGTCAGCATGACTCCTTCCTTTAATTTCAATTATGTTAGGATCATTACCTAATTGGTGGACCATGTGCAACTCTAAATCATACCTCTTATCTATACCTTCAAGTACCATATGAACTCAAATTAAttagacaatgaaaattctagatcACATATAAAAAAgatattttatttgttcaaatGGTAACAATATTAATATATTCTACCTTAACCAACCACAAATTACATTGAAAAGAGCACTGAGAAatgaaaaccattttttttttcctaATGTGGATTATTTAGTTtcctaggtgctcttgcatcaaacatgtCAAGTAAGAAGTTTATGAGCATATCTCAGAAAGTGGATTTAAATGGTTGAACCATACTTTTAGATTGAAAATAATTTGCAATGAACTCCATTTGTAAAATTAGTGCCATGATTTGGTTAGTTTTTCTCCTTTCTAATAACTAGCTAAAACAATCATCCTTCTACTTGAACAACTCTTATTTGCACTCCTCTTTCAAAAATTGGAATCAATTCTATTGTAAATTGGCCCACTCATATTTTGGCCACCTCCACCAATATGCATCGAGAATAACATTATACAAAGTGTTGTCCACATAAAAATTAACAATAACAAAACCCATTTGTGTCATTTTCTTTCTAAAGAATTTAGAATATATTTCTTTTTTGTAAAATGCAGAAAAAAAGTACATTACCATTGAAGTATCCTTTCCATCATGAATTTT contains:
- the LOC131049209 gene encoding G-type lectin S-receptor-like serine/threonine-protein kinase At2g19130, which translates into the protein MLFQYISLLFNCFSNSDLSNPFKTCFIHFKDFKFIIQLKMMRNRNTWLKYFLLPFAMYILLHKCQSLTTDRGDTLPVGTSLVGNQTLVSKNGTFALGFFSPTNSNKWYIGIWYAKVSEKTFVWVANRENPLRNMPGVLNLSGDGYLQLFDLRGQLIWSADNSLKASRASILESGNLVMVGTQAGNISETVWESFQHPVDTWLPGMKLWKGMKLTSWKSSADPAPGPFYLQMDPSPGKTQLLLFSSNGGPYWSSGEWTGKYFAYLPGYAMAGSGVEQVFVTRSPSRMYSAYTTNTTIMGRIILGKNGVIWAFILPQNGGWISDGFAPTDQCKVYGLCGANAACIGYTVLNAHVTGNANVTCTCLQGFRPKSSHAWDSQEWWLGGCVRRSPLQCTFSNSTDRFLEVKDKHLPDDQAATYSKEQTLSGCQLACLINCSCMAFWLTNSSLPLCRIWFGDLMNVRDSAGGQSFYLRLAASELRDSTLKRRNKSFGLHILLPGGAAALVLVLVLAVFIMWKRGKMLKEDDVPTSLRAFTFRKLRVATRNFRHKLGSGSFGSVFKGTLADKTLIAVKKLEGLAGTEKQFRAEISTIGEIQHVNLVRLLGFCAEGSQRLLVYEYMPNSSLDSFLLSGTDGEKQVKSLSWKTRFQIALGTARGLAYLHEGCRDRIIHCDIKPENILLDAEFCPKLADFGLAKLIGRNFSRVLTTTRGTIGYLAPEWISGLPITPKADVYSFGITLLEIISGRRNMDLNANNSSSYFFPPWAADQFHKGNLMAIVDGRISGEADVEEVRRAVTASISCIQRDESARPTMAQVVQLLLGTVETSAPQFQASFDSLSDHN